A single Arachnia propionica DNA region contains:
- a CDS encoding SDH family Clp fold serine proteinase yields the protein MTGANLIVVIDQITPTNMTVLEELLFDCDPQKDLHLLLSSPGGDGETALRMVRSMQLRCKELTVVVPDMAKSAATILCLGVHHILMGPGGDLGPIDPQMIFPGEDGRRTAASAKEIVAAIGEAEERIRANPGSFPLFASLLSDVNMLMVEQAKAALSRSEALMREALSVQGRTREEVDALAAKLKEPLIDAPSSHSAVISVDHATGYGLPAERADVNSEEWRLIWELWTRYFSEGCWPAGQKAIYEGIHASHPG from the coding sequence ATCACCGGAGCCAATCTCATTGTCGTCATCGACCAGATCACGCCCACGAACATGACGGTTCTTGAGGAACTTCTCTTCGACTGCGATCCTCAAAAGGATCTGCACCTTCTCCTGTCTTCACCGGGAGGCGACGGGGAGACGGCGCTGCGCATGGTGCGTTCAATGCAGCTGCGGTGCAAGGAACTCACAGTGGTCGTACCTGACATGGCCAAGAGCGCGGCCACAATCCTCTGCCTTGGCGTCCATCACATCCTCATGGGTCCGGGAGGCGACCTGGGGCCGATAGACCCGCAGATGATTTTCCCCGGGGAGGACGGGAGGCGTACCGCGGCGAGCGCGAAGGAAATCGTCGCGGCAATCGGGGAGGCCGAAGAACGAATCCGGGCCAATCCTGGGTCGTTCCCGCTGTTCGCTTCGCTGCTTTCCGATGTCAACATGCTAATGGTGGAACAGGCCAAGGCCGCCCTGTCCCGTTCCGAAGCTCTGATGCGGGAGGCCTTGTCTGTGCAGGGGAGAACTCGGGAAGAGGTGGACGCTTTGGCGGCAAAGCTCAAGGAACCGCTCATAGATGCGCCCTCCAGCCATTCCGCTGTGATCTCCGTCGATCATGCGACGGGATACGGCCTTCCGGCAGAGCGCGCCGATGTGAACAGCGAAGAGTGGCGGCTCATCTGGGAGCTCTGGACGCGATATTTCTCCGAGGGGTGCTGGCCGGCTGGGCAGAAGGCCATCTACGAGGGCATTCACGCTTCACACCCCGGTTGA
- a CDS encoding McrB family protein has product MGETDRRYWLYAPGEGAAKWEEFQTAGIMAINWAKIGDLAAFSSVEEIIDALESRYGDQGGHPTRAAGMNWDFIHTVRPGDVVYARRGLTELVGRGIVCSEYRYDDSRASYRSVRDVEWTHVGSWPLNRRVGQVTLQRVSEHTTYNSEQLESIFKNQDQQSASVSPAPETKPGEDAPESYTRDDFLGEVYVEPADLENMLGLLRRKKNLILQGAPGTGKTFAAKRLAYALMGEKDDSRVEVVQFHQSTAYEDVVVGLRPTSDGGFAPEEGVFARFCRKAAKDPGRDHVFIIDEINRANVSKVFGELLMLIESDHRGETLRLPVSGKLLAVPGHLHIIGMMNTADRGLALIDYALRRRFAFLEMEPALDHPGFLAHLDRVGNRRLRDLVDVVRRLNTRIEEDAALGPGFRIGHSYLCLPPGSTDEDVASVIRHELEPLVREYWFDDRDAMNSGVAELRSVLL; this is encoded by the coding sequence ATGGGTGAAACGGACAGGCGGTACTGGCTCTACGCGCCCGGTGAGGGTGCCGCGAAATGGGAGGAGTTCCAGACCGCCGGGATCATGGCCATCAACTGGGCCAAGATCGGTGATCTCGCTGCTTTTTCGAGCGTCGAGGAGATCATTGACGCGCTGGAATCCCGATACGGGGATCAGGGAGGTCACCCGACAAGGGCGGCGGGAATGAACTGGGACTTCATTCACACCGTACGCCCCGGTGACGTCGTCTACGCGCGACGCGGGCTGACTGAGCTCGTCGGCCGCGGAATTGTCTGCTCCGAGTACCGCTACGACGACAGCCGCGCCTCTTACCGCTCCGTGCGGGACGTCGAGTGGACGCACGTCGGTTCTTGGCCGCTCAACCGGCGTGTCGGCCAGGTGACCCTGCAACGAGTATCGGAGCACACCACTTACAACTCGGAGCAACTCGAATCGATCTTCAAAAACCAGGATCAGCAGTCGGCGTCGGTTTCCCCAGCTCCGGAAACAAAACCCGGTGAGGACGCACCCGAGTCGTACACGAGGGACGACTTCCTGGGCGAGGTCTACGTTGAGCCTGCGGACCTGGAGAACATGCTCGGGCTGCTGCGGCGCAAGAAGAACCTCATCCTGCAGGGGGCGCCCGGCACTGGCAAGACCTTTGCGGCCAAACGCCTGGCCTATGCCCTCATGGGCGAGAAGGACGACTCCCGGGTCGAGGTCGTACAGTTCCACCAGTCGACCGCCTACGAGGACGTCGTCGTCGGCCTGCGACCCACGTCCGACGGCGGATTCGCGCCCGAGGAGGGCGTTTTTGCCCGGTTCTGCCGGAAAGCGGCGAAGGATCCCGGACGCGACCACGTCTTCATCATCGACGAGATCAACCGCGCCAACGTCTCGAAGGTTTTCGGTGAACTCCTCATGCTCATCGAATCCGATCACAGGGGAGAAACCCTTCGTCTGCCCGTTTCCGGAAAGTTGCTGGCCGTTCCCGGCCACCTCCACATCATCGGCATGATGAACACCGCCGACCGGGGACTTGCCCTCATCGACTACGCCCTGCGGCGCCGTTTCGCTTTCCTCGAGATGGAGCCCGCCTTGGATCATCCCGGTTTCCTCGCCCACCTCGACAGGGTGGGCAACCGGCGGCTCCGCGACCTGGTCGACGTCGTGCGCCGCCTGAACACCCGGATCGAGGAGGACGCAGCCCTTGGTCCCGGGTTCCGGATTGGTCACAGTTACCTGTGCCTGCCTCCCGGGAGCACGGACGAAGACGTCGCCTCCGTGATCCGCCACGAACTGGAACCTCTGGTTCGCGAATACTGGTTCGACGACCGCGACGCCATGAACTCCGGTGTCGCCGAGCTCCGAAGCGTGCTGCTGTGA
- a CDS encoding 5-methylcytosine restriction system specificity protein McrC: MTKSDAGRPHPRGPGTVLLKNVYHMLAYAFTALETGEHRRLAGEEFNHIHDLLAAILIEGLESQRRRGFERDYESFEEDLALVRGRIDPAATMRLGARRSRRVRCRYDERTENTVVNRILKTAARRLLLHGDVTRRRRARLKSVLLGIGNVEILSGEELRRLRWDTLPIHRGNRSYQLLMGVSRLVLDELLLSHVEGGLELADFLDPQVLSALYERFVLAYFRRHHPGLRPAAPWVSGGIENAPAFLPGMHTDVVLTGPSRTLIIDTKCHGRILGAHHDHKILSAGNRNQIYGYVMHEAHDPRQRGREVEGMLLYAQTTVDPPLRETWIETGHRFHVRTLDLDQDFTGIASRLDEIAGLIKVA; encoded by the coding sequence GTGACGAAGAGCGATGCGGGCCGGCCTCATCCGCGTGGCCCCGGCACCGTGCTGTTGAAGAACGTCTACCACATGCTCGCCTACGCCTTCACCGCTCTGGAAACCGGTGAGCACCGCCGATTGGCGGGTGAGGAGTTCAATCACATTCACGACCTCCTCGCGGCCATTCTCATCGAGGGCCTCGAATCCCAACGCCGACGTGGTTTCGAACGCGACTACGAGTCCTTCGAGGAGGACCTCGCTCTCGTGCGGGGACGGATCGATCCCGCAGCAACCATGCGGCTGGGTGCCCGCCGCAGCCGCCGGGTGCGCTGCCGCTACGACGAACGCACCGAGAACACCGTTGTGAACCGCATCCTCAAAACCGCTGCGCGGCGACTGCTCCTGCATGGAGATGTGACGCGACGGCGCAGGGCACGCCTCAAGTCGGTTCTCCTTGGCATTGGAAACGTGGAGATCCTGAGCGGGGAGGAACTCAGGCGCCTGCGCTGGGACACGCTGCCGATTCACCGCGGCAATCGTTCTTACCAGCTGCTGATGGGGGTGTCTCGCCTGGTCCTGGACGAGTTGCTGCTCAGTCACGTCGAAGGTGGATTGGAGCTCGCGGACTTCCTCGATCCGCAGGTTCTCAGTGCCCTTTACGAACGCTTCGTCCTGGCCTATTTCCGGCGCCATCACCCGGGGCTACGCCCCGCCGCCCCTTGGGTGAGCGGAGGCATCGAGAATGCGCCTGCCTTCCTGCCCGGGATGCACACCGATGTCGTGCTGACCGGTCCGTCCCGGACTCTCATCATCGACACGAAGTGCCATGGCCGGATCCTCGGGGCCCACCACGACCACAAGATCCTGTCAGCCGGCAACCGGAACCAGATCTACGGCTACGTCATGCACGAGGCGCACGATCCCCGTCAGCGCGGCCGCGAGGTCGAGGGGATGCTCCTCTACGCGCAGACCACCGTCGACCCGCCACTGCGGGAGACGTGGATCGAGACCGGACACCGTTTCCACGTGCGCACCCTGGACCTGGACCAGGACTTCACCGGGATCGCGAGTCGGCTCGACGAGATCGCGGGCCTGATCAAGGTGGCGTGA
- a CDS encoding NUDIX hydrolase, whose translation MSKKPKIVSAGGVVLREHTDGLQVLLIHRERYDDWSLPKGKGEADELLPETAVREIREETGVAARLGLRLPSVRYKVGKGPKAVHYWRSAVLSQRPRRPDHEVSAVKWFPVDKALEKVTYPDERAVIEAAVAAPPTNALLIVRHAKAMQRKHWSGDDRKRRLSGRGRGQAERLVDVLAAFGIERLVSSASARCKETLKPYAKTQKIGIETYDQLTEESAAKNPKAVRKLMAELLKNLDCPTAVCGHRPVLPEMYAGLGVKDKPMVVSEVRALHFGPDGLVTMETFKPTA comes from the coding sequence ATGAGCAAGAAACCGAAGATCGTCTCCGCGGGGGGTGTGGTGCTGCGCGAGCACACCGACGGTCTCCAGGTGCTGCTGATCCACCGGGAACGCTACGACGACTGGTCGCTGCCGAAGGGCAAGGGTGAGGCCGACGAGCTGCTGCCGGAAACCGCCGTCCGGGAGATCCGGGAGGAGACGGGGGTGGCGGCCCGCCTGGGACTGCGGCTGCCAAGTGTTCGTTACAAGGTCGGCAAGGGCCCGAAGGCCGTTCACTACTGGCGCTCCGCGGTGCTCTCGCAGCGTCCCCGCCGGCCCGACCACGAGGTTTCGGCGGTGAAGTGGTTTCCCGTCGACAAGGCGCTGGAAAAGGTCACCTACCCGGATGAACGCGCCGTGATCGAGGCGGCGGTAGCGGCCCCGCCGACGAATGCGCTGCTGATCGTCCGCCACGCCAAGGCGATGCAGCGCAAGCACTGGTCCGGTGACGACCGGAAACGCCGCCTCTCGGGCCGGGGCCGGGGCCAGGCGGAACGCCTCGTCGACGTGCTGGCGGCCTTCGGGATCGAACGTCTCGTCAGCTCCGCGTCGGCGCGCTGCAAGGAAACGCTCAAGCCCTACGCGAAAACCCAGAAGATCGGCATCGAGACCTACGACCAGCTCACCGAGGAGTCCGCGGCGAAGAACCCAAAGGCGGTGCGCAAGCTCATGGCGGAGCTGTTGAAGAACCTGGACTGCCCGACGGCGGTGTGCGGGCACCGCCCGGTGCTGCCGGAGATGTACGCGGGCCTAGGGGTCAAGGACAAACCGATGGTGGTCTCGGAGGTGCGTGCCCTGCACTTCGGCCCCGACGGTTTGGTGACCATGGAAACCTTCAAACCGACGGCCTGA
- a CDS encoding RNA degradosome polyphosphate kinase — MTGRENGQLPEHRYLDRELAWLDFNNRVLDLARDAKRIPLLERVKFLAIFSNNLDEFFMVRVAGLKRRIQAGVAVTTITGARPGELHASILERTAELVAEQSRLFQQEIRPQLRAEGIEILTWDELTAAEKDRMRTLFGERIFPVLTPLAVDPSHPFPYISGLSVNLAVLLRNPATGASQFARVKVPTNLSRFVKLAEGRFVPLEEVISRHLGQLFAGMEVLYHATFRVTRNEDIEVEEDDAENLLYALEKELLRRKVGRPPVRLEVEDDIDETMLATIISELDVAPGEVFHLPAPLDLTGLFALEDSRREDLKYPGFLPITHPDLAEVESSSPADMFKALKRRDVLVQHPYDSFATSVQRFIEQAAADPAVLAIKQTLYRTSGDSPIVDALIEAAQAGKQVLAVVEIKARFDEQNNISWARQLEQAGVHVVYGMVGLKTHCKLSLVVREESGGLRRYAHVGTGNYHPKTARSYEDMGLLTANPVITDDVARLFNHLSGITHQTEYRRLLVAPHGIRSGLLERIETEIANHAAGLPSGIRIKVNSIVDEAVIDALYRASQAGVKVDVWVRGICTIRPGVKGLSENIRVRSILGRFLEHSRIYWFEAGGKPNVGIGSADLMHRNLDRRVEAIVGLSNPGHIARIRDLFERAFDDRTVHWELQDRTWSAHTTDPEGRPLSDLQEELIRLTRGRRHR, encoded by the coding sequence GTGACCGGGCGGGAGAACGGGCAGCTCCCGGAGCACCGCTACCTGGATCGGGAACTGGCCTGGCTGGACTTCAACAACCGGGTGCTGGATCTGGCCCGGGACGCGAAACGCATCCCCCTGCTGGAGCGCGTGAAATTCCTGGCGATCTTCTCCAACAACCTCGACGAGTTCTTCATGGTGCGGGTCGCAGGGTTGAAACGCCGCATCCAGGCCGGGGTGGCGGTGACCACCATCACCGGCGCCCGGCCAGGTGAGTTGCACGCCTCGATCCTGGAACGCACCGCCGAACTCGTCGCCGAGCAGTCCCGCCTGTTCCAGCAGGAGATCCGACCCCAGCTGCGCGCCGAGGGCATCGAGATCCTCACCTGGGATGAACTGACCGCCGCGGAGAAGGACCGGATGCGCACCCTGTTCGGGGAACGCATCTTCCCGGTGCTGACCCCCCTCGCGGTGGATCCGTCGCACCCGTTCCCCTACATCTCCGGGCTGTCGGTGAACCTCGCCGTGCTGCTGCGCAACCCCGCGACGGGCGCCAGCCAGTTCGCCCGCGTGAAGGTGCCCACCAACCTGTCGCGGTTCGTGAAACTCGCCGAGGGGCGGTTCGTGCCCCTGGAGGAGGTCATCTCCCGGCACCTCGGGCAGCTGTTCGCAGGCATGGAGGTGCTGTACCACGCCACCTTCCGCGTCACCCGCAACGAGGACATCGAGGTGGAGGAGGATGACGCCGAGAACCTTCTCTACGCGCTGGAGAAGGAACTGCTGAGACGCAAGGTGGGCCGGCCCCCCGTGCGCCTGGAGGTGGAGGACGACATCGACGAGACGATGCTCGCCACCATCATCAGCGAACTGGACGTCGCGCCCGGCGAGGTCTTCCACCTGCCCGCCCCCCTCGACCTGACGGGCCTGTTCGCCCTGGAGGACTCGCGCCGCGAGGACCTCAAGTACCCGGGCTTCCTGCCGATCACCCACCCGGACCTGGCGGAGGTGGAGTCGTCCTCCCCCGCCGACATGTTCAAGGCGCTGAAACGCCGCGACGTGCTGGTGCAGCACCCCTACGACTCGTTCGCCACCAGCGTGCAGCGGTTCATCGAGCAGGCCGCCGCCGATCCCGCGGTGCTGGCCATCAAACAGACCCTGTACCGCACATCCGGTGACTCCCCCATCGTCGACGCCCTCATCGAGGCCGCCCAGGCGGGAAAGCAGGTGCTCGCCGTGGTGGAGATCAAGGCCCGTTTCGACGAGCAGAACAACATTTCCTGGGCCAGGCAGCTGGAGCAGGCGGGAGTGCACGTCGTCTACGGCATGGTCGGGTTGAAAACCCACTGCAAGCTGTCGCTGGTGGTGCGCGAGGAATCCGGTGGGCTGCGCCGCTACGCCCACGTCGGCACCGGCAACTACCACCCCAAGACCGCCCGCAGCTACGAGGACATGGGGTTGTTGACCGCCAATCCCGTCATCACCGACGACGTGGCGCGCCTGTTCAACCACCTGTCCGGGATCACCCACCAGACCGAGTACCGGCGGCTGCTCGTCGCCCCGCACGGCATCCGCAGCGGTCTGCTGGAACGCATCGAGACCGAGATCGCCAACCACGCCGCCGGTTTGCCTTCGGGAATCCGCATCAAGGTGAACTCCATCGTCGACGAGGCCGTGATAGACGCCCTCTACCGCGCATCCCAGGCGGGAGTGAAGGTGGACGTGTGGGTGCGGGGCATCTGCACCATCCGGCCCGGCGTGAAGGGGCTGAGCGAGAACATCCGGGTGCGTTCCATCCTGGGGCGGTTCCTGGAGCACTCCCGCATCTACTGGTTCGAGGCGGGCGGAAAACCGAACGTCGGGATCGGGTCGGCGGACCTGATGCACCGCAACCTGGACCGGCGCGTCGAGGCCATCGTCGGATTGTCCAACCCGGGACACATCGCCCGCATCAGGGATCTCTTCGAACGCGCCTTCGACGACCGCACCGTTCACTGGGAGCTGCAGGACCGCACCTGGTCCGCCCACACCACCGACCCTGAGGGCAGGCCGCTCAGCGACCTGCAGGAGGAGCTGATCCGGCTCACCCGGGGAAGGCGCCACCGATGA
- the mshD gene encoding mycothiol synthase gives MPELDPRVTAAACEAHDGFSPLNDSARLVLDRARKGEVWARQDGFAILDDHDDTILVAVSPGARGKGLGTSLVAEAVAARPGHSVWAFRTLPAARAVAAKLGLRPARELLRMGRSLTGIVPVPAPTGYRILPFNPSDAEGVVEVNRAAFAHHPEQGRLTIDDFQALTRQPWFNAAGLLVAHHDDEVAGFHWTKRHDANLGEVYVLAVRPGHGGAGLGRALLTAGLAHLHTVGCEDVELYVEASEERVVALYTATGFRTLNVDTAYRRGDTP, from the coding sequence ATGCCTGAACTCGACCCCCGTGTGACAGCTGCGGCCTGCGAGGCACACGACGGTTTCAGCCCCCTCAACGACTCCGCCCGCCTGGTGCTGGACCGCGCCCGGAAAGGCGAGGTGTGGGCCCGTCAGGACGGTTTCGCGATCCTCGACGACCACGACGACACCATCCTGGTGGCCGTCTCCCCCGGGGCCAGGGGCAAGGGCCTCGGCACTTCCCTGGTGGCCGAGGCCGTCGCGGCCCGTCCCGGGCATTCCGTCTGGGCCTTCCGCACCCTGCCCGCAGCCCGCGCCGTCGCGGCGAAACTGGGGCTCCGCCCGGCACGTGAACTGTTGCGGATGGGCCGCTCCCTCACGGGCATCGTCCCTGTACCCGCACCCACCGGATACCGCATCCTGCCCTTCAACCCCTCCGACGCCGAGGGGGTGGTGGAAGTGAACCGGGCGGCCTTCGCCCACCACCCGGAGCAGGGACGGCTCACCATCGACGACTTCCAGGCGCTGACCCGGCAGCCGTGGTTCAACGCCGCCGGGCTGCTGGTGGCGCACCACGACGACGAGGTGGCCGGTTTCCACTGGACGAAACGCCACGACGCGAACCTGGGTGAGGTCTACGTCCTGGCGGTCCGTCCCGGCCACGGGGGCGCCGGACTGGGACGGGCCCTGTTGACCGCAGGACTGGCCCACCTGCACACCGTCGGCTGTGAGGACGTCGAACTGTACGTCGAGGCCTCCGAGGAACGGGTGGTGGCGCTGTATACCGCCACCGGTTTCCGCACACTGAACGTCGACACCGCCTACCGGAGGGGAGACACACCGTGA
- a CDS encoding winged helix-turn-helix domain-containing protein — MSSILLVSPTGPAPDFLSLLSHDLGTAASAEEALRRVDLVDAVVVDARGDLAWARTATTLIRQTRPDMPLLLMVAGSALGLLSPDWGFSDFVIDGCEAAEVDVRLRLLLHSGNQPHILVAGPIRIDEDAYHVTISGEPLDLTYTEFELLRYLVQHQGKVLTREVLLSKVWGYDYFGGTRTVDVHIRRLRAKLGQFDHFIGTVRNVGYRFAARWEDHDA, encoded by the coding sequence GTGAGTTCGATTCTGCTGGTCTCCCCCACCGGTCCGGCGCCCGACTTCCTGTCGCTGCTGAGTCACGACCTCGGTACCGCCGCGAGCGCGGAGGAGGCCCTGCGTCGCGTGGACCTCGTCGACGCCGTCGTCGTCGACGCCCGCGGTGACCTCGCCTGGGCGCGAACCGCCACCACCCTCATCCGGCAGACCCGCCCCGACATGCCCCTGCTGCTCATGGTCGCGGGCTCGGCCCTGGGGTTGCTGAGCCCCGACTGGGGGTTCTCGGATTTCGTGATCGACGGCTGCGAGGCTGCGGAGGTCGACGTCCGGCTGCGACTCCTGCTGCACTCGGGAAACCAGCCGCACATCCTGGTGGCCGGCCCCATCCGCATCGACGAGGACGCCTACCACGTCACCATCTCCGGCGAGCCCCTGGACCTGACCTACACCGAGTTCGAGCTGCTCCGCTACCTGGTGCAGCACCAGGGCAAGGTGCTGACCCGCGAGGTGCTGCTGAGTAAGGTGTGGGGCTACGACTATTTCGGCGGCACCCGCACCGTCGACGTGCACATCCGCAGGCTGCGCGCGAAGCTCGGCCAGTTCGATCACTTCATCGGGACCGTGCGCAACGTCGGTTACCGGTTCGCAGCACGTTGGGAGGATCACGATGCCTGA
- a CDS encoding NADase-type glycan-binding domain-containing protein, whose product MSKRLPDEYFRQTVSKSSDVRAASPEGASSTPSGGRGRRPRGVSLWLVVASCVAAALVGVVGTRLMMQQGAENPSPTPTPPASSVLDLTPYDGAVVPVSASHAAGKCSQGGEDRADTLLDNRADTVWRCPGAGVGEMVSFTFRPGTELVGVRIINGDTTGQGYRAGRRILAVRWTFSDGSWAVQPLDVSHPGDQEVRFPPVATDDVLMTVLSTTEPGSPETTANAVAVSHVEFLGRS is encoded by the coding sequence ATGTCAAAGCGCCTGCCCGATGAGTACTTCCGGCAGACCGTCTCCAAATCCTCCGACGTGCGTGCCGCGTCGCCGGAGGGCGCGTCGTCGACCCCCTCCGGTGGTCGTGGCCGCAGGCCCCGGGGGGTCTCCCTGTGGCTGGTGGTTGCCAGTTGTGTGGCAGCTGCGCTGGTCGGGGTCGTGGGGACGCGGCTGATGATGCAGCAGGGCGCCGAGAATCCCTCGCCGACCCCCACCCCGCCGGCCAGCAGCGTCCTCGACCTGACGCCCTACGACGGGGCCGTGGTTCCCGTTTCGGCGTCCCATGCCGCCGGGAAGTGCTCCCAAGGCGGGGAGGACCGGGCCGACACGCTCCTGGACAACCGGGCCGACACCGTGTGGCGCTGCCCCGGCGCCGGGGTCGGGGAGATGGTGAGCTTCACCTTCCGGCCGGGCACGGAACTGGTCGGGGTGCGGATCATCAACGGCGACACCACCGGCCAGGGCTACCGGGCGGGTCGCAGGATCTTGGCGGTGCGCTGGACCTTCTCCGATGGTTCCTGGGCGGTGCAACCGCTCGACGTCAGCCACCCGGGGGACCAGGAGGTGCGGTTCCCACCCGTCGCCACCGACGACGTCCTCATGACGGTGCTGTCAACCACGGAGCCGGGAAGCCCGGAGACCACCGCCAATGCCGTCGCGGTCTCCCACGTGGAGTTCCTGGGTCGCAGCTGA
- the dtd gene encoding D-aminoacyl-tRNA deacylase: MRAVITRVSSASVSVDGEVVGELPRPGLLVLAGVGRDDDAAAAKTLAAKIWGLRILRDELSASDVDAPILVVSQFTLFASTRKGRRPGWSKAAPGPVSEPIVEALASELEALGATVERGRFGADMQVASVNDGPITILIDTAAWE; the protein is encoded by the coding sequence ATGCGTGCTGTCATCACCCGGGTGTCCTCCGCCAGTGTTTCCGTCGACGGGGAGGTGGTGGGCGAGCTGCCCCGCCCCGGTCTGCTGGTGCTGGCCGGCGTCGGTCGTGACGACGACGCCGCGGCGGCGAAAACCCTGGCCGCGAAGATCTGGGGACTGCGGATCCTGCGCGACGAGCTCTCGGCGAGTGACGTCGACGCGCCGATCCTGGTGGTCAGCCAGTTCACGCTGTTCGCCAGCACCCGGAAGGGCCGTCGTCCCGGCTGGTCGAAGGCCGCCCCCGGGCCGGTCTCCGAACCGATCGTCGAGGCCCTCGCCAGCGAACTGGAGGCCCTCGGCGCCACCGTCGAACGCGGCCGGTTTGGCGCCGACATGCAGGTGGCCTCGGTCAATGACGGCCCGATCACCATCCTCATCGACACCGCAGCCTGGGAGTGA
- a CDS encoding FABP family protein, translated as MEGFQNIDIEVPDGLNPELVALGWLVGSWEGSGNGTDHEGNDFTFEQRIEFTHNGGDYLFYVSQVFGMGEDGKFDQPLGMETGFWRPKRDASVEVTLTNSDGWTEVLVGKIQVTQISLLTDAVVRTEGAAISHTSGQRLYGKVEGDLMYALDRSTADHELRPHMWARLVKQ; from the coding sequence GTGGAGGGTTTCCAGAACATCGACATCGAGGTGCCGGATGGCCTCAACCCGGAGCTGGTGGCCCTCGGATGGCTCGTCGGTTCGTGGGAGGGATCCGGTAACGGCACCGACCACGAGGGCAACGACTTCACCTTCGAGCAGCGCATCGAGTTCACCCACAACGGCGGCGACTACCTGTTCTACGTCTCCCAGGTCTTCGGCATGGGAGAGGACGGGAAGTTCGACCAGCCGCTCGGCATGGAAACCGGTTTCTGGAGGCCGAAACGCGACGCCTCCGTCGAGGTGACGCTCACGAACTCCGACGGCTGGACCGAGGTGCTGGTCGGCAAGATCCAGGTCACCCAGATCAGCCTGCTGACCGACGCCGTCGTGCGCACCGAGGGCGCCGCCATCAGCCACACCTCCGGGCAGCGGCTCTACGGAAAGGTGGAGGGCGACCTGATGTACGCCCTCGACCGTTCCACCGCCGACCACGAGCTGCGGCCCCACATGTGGGCGCGCCTGGTGAAGCAGTGA
- a CDS encoding YgfZ/GcvT domain-containing protein, whose amino-acid sequence MNAILVEDGVDAGLVWHHGNPVAEARAIEAGDAVVDLSNRDILEITGADRLGWLHSLTSQHLESLGAGESFEALVLSPNGHVEHVLAGVDDGTRMLAWTEPGRAAALVDFLTSMRFMMRVEVRPRDDLRLTWVGDDVEVPGDWARRPALGGREVFRPADAALPEGRPAGIWAFDAHRIASGVPRIFVDTDARTIPNEIGLFGTHLDKGCYRGQETVARVHNLGRPPRRLTLLHLDGTAEALPAAGSALEVGGRAVGFAGSSARHHELGPIALALVKRAVPTDATLTVDGIAAAQETLVDPEVGLHFRANLR is encoded by the coding sequence GTGAACGCGATCCTCGTCGAGGACGGCGTGGATGCCGGTCTCGTCTGGCACCACGGCAACCCGGTCGCGGAGGCGCGCGCCATCGAAGCCGGGGATGCGGTGGTGGACCTGTCCAACCGCGACATCCTGGAGATCACCGGGGCGGACCGGCTCGGCTGGTTGCACTCGCTGACCTCGCAGCACCTCGAATCCCTCGGGGCGGGGGAATCGTTCGAGGCGCTGGTGCTCTCGCCCAACGGGCACGTCGAACATGTCCTGGCCGGGGTGGACGACGGGACGCGGATGCTGGCCTGGACCGAACCGGGACGCGCCGCCGCCCTGGTGGACTTCCTGACCTCCATGCGTTTCATGATGCGGGTGGAGGTGCGTCCCCGCGACGACCTGCGGCTGACGTGGGTCGGCGACGACGTGGAGGTTCCCGGCGACTGGGCGCGGCGCCCTGCGCTGGGGGGCCGCGAGGTGTTTCGTCCCGCGGACGCGGCACTGCCCGAGGGCAGGCCCGCCGGGATCTGGGCCTTCGACGCGCACCGCATCGCCTCGGGGGTGCCGAGGATCTTCGTCGACACCGACGCCCGCACCATTCCCAACGAGATCGGCCTGTTCGGCACCCATCTGGACAAGGGCTGCTACCGCGGCCAGGAGACGGTGGCGCGCGTCCACAACCTGGGCCGCCCGCCCCGCCGCCTGACGCTGCTGCACCTCGACGGCACCGCCGAGGCGCTGCCCGCCGCCGGATCCGCGCTGGAGGTGGGCGGCAGGGCGGTGGGTTTCGCCGGCTCTTCGGCCCGGCACCACGAACTGGGGCCGATCGCCCTGGCCCTCGTGAAACGGGCCGTCCCCACCGATGCCACCCTCACCGTCGACGGGATCGCAGCCGCCCAGGAGACTCTCGTCGACCCGGAGGTCGGCCTGCATTTCCGCGCCAATCTGCGCTGA